The Vibrio gazogenes DNA segment ACTGAGTATATGCGAGCGCAAACCCTACATATTCAACTTCCCCGGCAGATAGCTTACATCGACAGGCACCACAGTGCCCGTCTCTACAATTATATTCAATATTCAGCCCTGCATTCTCCATGGCCTCGAGTAATGTCTCGGAGCCATTGGATTCAATGGTAAGGGTCTGATTGATTTTGATGGTTGACATTATTACAGCTCAAAGCCTTCAAAGTCATCAAGGTTCACTTGGTTATCAATCTGGCCGACCAGATATGAGCTGATTTCGGCTTCCTGAGGGGCAACCTGAACATTGTCTGAAGATAACCAAGCATTAATCCAAGGGATCGGGTTATTGACAGCTT contains these protein-coding regions:
- the yfaE gene encoding class I ribonucleotide reductase maintenance protein YfaE; translation: MSTIKINQTLTIESNGSETLLEAMENAGLNIEYNCRDGHCGACRCKLSAGEVEYVGFALAYTQSDEILPCICRASSQSVELQDVHYEHKVKRA